A portion of the Candidatus Saccharimonadales bacterium genome contains these proteins:
- a CDS encoding class F sortase — protein sequence MPIRWVRTAQVINATEQKVVKWWRLVFVRPPLLAFRRAVASKLPSRANRPRSQKLYIGFGHRQAFLLNFRRFRTNPNSRSKRNRQLILPVRGFGYKELVLGLIKLSPAQFSKHGLALRPGSMLIMALGIMGLLYFGGALPQPPELLPSPAYALPLKEPSPTGVKPVSLDRSMPVRLIAKSVGIDYPIKPVGLNDDGTIETPGLFESVTGWFKPGPSPGEIGPAVIVGHVDTYLGPSVFARLHELVPGDKINVSRKNGTIAVFRVQSIEQFSQDDFPTKQVYGRLDYAGLRLITCGGSFSLTTGNYSHNTVVFAKLIN from the coding sequence ATGCCAATTCGGTGGGTAAGGACAGCCCAAGTGATAAACGCAACCGAACAAAAGGTTGTTAAGTGGTGGCGGCTGGTTTTTGTCCGGCCGCCATTGCTGGCGTTTAGGCGAGCAGTCGCCTCTAAACTGCCCTCCCGCGCTAATCGCCCTAGAAGCCAAAAGTTGTACATCGGATTTGGCCATCGCCAAGCATTTTTGCTCAACTTTCGCCGTTTCCGCACCAATCCGAATTCGCGCTCAAAACGGAATCGCCAACTTATTCTTCCGGTACGCGGCTTCGGCTATAAAGAGCTCGTCCTTGGTCTAATAAAGCTATCTCCGGCCCAATTTTCCAAGCATGGCCTGGCTTTGCGGCCAGGCTCTATGCTTATTATGGCACTCGGTATTATGGGTTTACTGTATTTTGGCGGAGCGCTACCCCAGCCGCCCGAATTGTTGCCTAGTCCTGCCTACGCACTGCCGCTTAAAGAGCCGTCGCCAACTGGTGTTAAACCGGTTAGCCTCGACCGCTCCATGCCAGTTCGTCTTATAGCCAAGTCCGTTGGCATTGACTACCCAATTAAACCAGTCGGTCTTAACGACGACGGCACTATTGAAACACCTGGTTTGTTCGAATCGGTTACTGGTTGGTTTAAGCCCGGCCCAAGCCCGGGTGAAATCGGTCCAGCCGTCATTGTCGGCCATGTTGATACCTATCTGGGCCCATCGGTTTTTGCCCGCCTGCACGAGCTGGTGCCGGGCGACAAAATCAATGTCAGTCGTAAGAACGGCACTATTGCGGTGTTTCGAGTTCAATCCATTGAACAATTTTCCCAAGATGATTTTCCCACTAAGCAAGTCTACGGCCGGCTAGACTACGCTGGCTTGCGGCTGATTACCTGTGGCGGCAGTTTCAGCTTAACAACCGGCAACTATAGCCACAACACAGTCGTTTTCGCCAAACTTATCAACTAA